CGCTCCGGCTTCGACCGCTCCGGCTTCGACCGCTCCGGCTTCGACCGCTCCGGCTTCGACCGCTCCGGCTTCGACCGCTCCGGCTTCGACCGCTCCGGCTTCGACCGCTCCGGCTTCGACCGCTCCGGCTTCGACCGCTCCGGCTTCGACCGCTCCGGCTTCGACCGCTCCGGCTTCGGCCGCTCCGGCTTCGACCGCTCCGGCTTCGGCCGCTCCGGCTTCGACCGCTCCGGCTTCGACCGCTCCGGCTTCGACCGCTCCGGCCTCGACGGCTCCGGCTCCGACGGCTTCGGCTCCGACGGCTTCGGCTCCGACGGCTTCGGCTCCGACGGCTTCGGCTCCGGCCGCAGCTTCGCCACCCGTTGCCAAGCCGGCCACGCCATCGGCATCGGGTCCGACCGGTGCAGACCCGGCCGGTCGTCCGCGTTCGGAAGCTGCGCAGCTGTCGCTGAGCATGCCCGAGCCACGCCGTGAATCGCCAAAGGCGTCGCCGGATACGTCCTCCGATGATCTTCGCGGGCATCCGGCGGACGCACTGCTCCCACCGACCGCCACCAGTGTCCGCCAGGCCGTCGCATCGGCGCTGCGCACGCCGGCGACGCCGTCCACGGGTGCATCCAGCGCGGATACCCCGTCGGAAAACGCCGCAAAAGAGGATGATGCGTCGAAAGACGCGTGATCGTCGCTGACGGGTCAGGGGCCCGTCAGATCCTGGAAAACAAAGGCCCGCCGGTGATCCCGGCGGGCCTTTGCTTTTCGTGCATCCTTATTGCGTGCGTGCCGCCGGTAAGCGAGGCAACCACCCGCGGCATCACCTCGCAGACAACCGGAACCATCCCCCGGACACTCGCATCTACTGCCTGCTCCGAATCACGACGTGATGGCGCGCGTCGACTTGGGCCGTTTCCGGCCTGTTCCATTGGCGGTTTCGCGGGCGCTGCCGCTATCCAGAATGCCGTGCAGTTGCGCCAGGTGCGCCAGCGCCACGACGTTGTCGATATCGAGCTTTGCGAACACGTTCGACTTGTGGGTCGAAATCGTTTTCTCACTGATGCTCAGCACGCGCGACAGCGTTCGCGCATCGTCGCCCTGCGCCAGCCGGATGGCGATCTCAAGCTCACGCGCACTGAGCGCATCAAACGGCGAACGGCTTCCGCCGGATACGGCCTCCATCGCCAACTGCTGCGCAATGGCCGACGCCAGGTAGCGCCGGCCGTCCGCCACCTGGTGGAGCGCCTGCAGCAGTTCCTGCTCCGGACACGCCTTGGGAACGTAGCCCACCGCCCCCGCCTCGAGCAGGCGGCGCGGGTACGGCGAATCCCCCGCAACGGTCACGATCACGATGCGGGTGCGCAGCGACAACTTGCGCGCGCGCTCTGTCACCTCGATGCCCGTCAGCCTGGGCATGTGCAGGTCGAGCACGGCGATGTCGGGCTGCAGGCGGCGCATCAGCGCCAACCCTTCCTCGCCGTCGCCGGCTTCGCCTACCACGGAAAACTCGGGGTATTTCTCCAATATCGAACGCAAACCATGCCGAACCAGCGCATGGTCGTCGATCAGCACGACAGATATCACGGCGTATCCCTCCTTTCCCGGCGCGCAACGCTACGTGACACATGTGCACAAAACAACCCGGAAGGCCCGAATCCGGCGTACGGAGCGGCGCCGTACGCAATGCCGAGATGGTGGAGCGCCGCCTGATTGGTTATCCTTTGCAGCTTGTACGACCGGGTGTGCGCTGCCGCCCGTCGCTACGCACAATCCGGAGAGGTGGCCGAGCGGTTTAAGGCAGCAGTCTTGAAAACTGCCGTGGGTTTACGCCCACCGTGGGTTCGAATCCCACCCTCTCCGCCATCTTCCAGGAACCGTCGCCCTGTGTTGCGAATTCCCGCGCCGCCAGCCGGTCAGGGCATTACCGATACCGCATCGCGCGACAGGTCGCCCAGCGGCCGCGCCACTGCCGGTACATCCATGTCGCCCAGGCGCGGCGGCGCCGGTTGGGCCAGGTAGGACAGCATCTTCAGCTCGCGCCGGCCGCGTGTCACGGTATCAAGGATCAGGCCGGCGAAGAAACTGAGCGCCGCAAACACCATGATGCCGGTGGCGAGAATCGCTGTCGGGAAACGCGGTACGAGGCCCGTCTGGGCATAGGTGATGAACAGCGGCACTGCCAGCACGATGGCCAGCACAGCCTGCATCGCTGCCAGGATGGAATAGAACACCAGCGGACGCTCGGCCGCGAAAAGCCGCCCCATCGTCGATACGATGCGCAGGCCGTCGCGCACGGTCGACAACTTGCTGTGCGAACCCTCTGGCCGTTCCTTGAATGGCGTGACCACTTCCGACACCGCCATCTTCAGTTCCAGCGCATGCACCGACAGCTCGGTCTCGATTTCGAATCCGGCGCTGAGCACCGGGAATGACTTGGCGAAACGCCGCGAGAACACCCGATATCCGGACAGGATATCGGCGCAGGGTCGCCCGAACAGTCGGCTGAGGAATCCGCTCAGCAGGCGATTGCCGAAGGCGTGTCCAGGACGGTGCACATCGGCGTGGACCGGTTCGCGCACAGCCACGACCATGTCGAGCTGATCCTGCCGCAAGCGCCGCACGAGTGCCGGCGCGCTGGCCGCATCATAGGTATCGTCGCCGTCCACCATGATGTAGATGTCGGCGTCCACGTCCGCGAACATGCGCCGGACCACGTGGCCTTTGCCCTGCAAGCCGACCGAACACACCTGCGCACCGGCCGCCCGCGCAATCGCGGCGCTGCCATCACGCGAATTGTTGTCGAAAACGTGGATCTGCGCCTCGGGCAAGGCAGTTCTGAAATCCGCCACCACACGGGCGATCGCCACGGCCTCGTTGTAGCAGGGAATCAGCACCGCGATCCGGCACGCCTCCTCGCCCGCGATCATTCGAAAGTCGCTTTCTGATCGATAGCCATGCTCATCGCGGGTTCGCCGGCTGCGCGTGCGCCTCGACGGGCGTCGCATCCGCGGCGGCCACCGGATAGGCCACCGGTGCATTGCGCGACTTCACCAGCAGCACGATACCGATGAGGATCAGCGGCAGCGACAGCACCTGCCCCATCGTCACCCAGCCGCCCAGGAGGTAACCCAGCTGCGCATCCGGTTCACGCACGAATTCCACAGCGAAGCGGAACACGCCGTAGAGCAGCGCGAACAGACCAGAAACCGCATAGCGGCGACGCGGCTTCGTAGAAAAAATCCACAACACAACAAACAGTACCACGCCTTCCAGGGCCAGTTCGTAGAGCTGCGACGGGTGGCGCGCCTCGCCGGAGAGTTGTCCGGCTGCAAACATCGCCTTCAACTCGGCAGTGGACTTGCCCAGGTGCGAAAGCGATGAGGGAAACACCACTCCCCAGGGAAGATCGGTGTGCTTGCCCCACAATTCGGCGCCGATGAAATTGCCCAGGCGTCCCAGCCCCAGGCCAATCGGCACCAGCGGCGCGACGAAATCGATTGCGTCGAAGAATCGCAGTTGCTGCTTGCGCGCCCAGAAGAACCCTGCCGTCAGCACGCCCAGCAGGCCGCCATGGAAGGACATGCCCCCTTCCCAGACGCGGTAGATCGTGTGCGGGTTCTCCAGCACCTGATCCATGCCATAGAACAGGATGTAACCGATGCGGCCGCCGAGGATGACACCCAGCATGGCGTAGAACATCAGATCGCCATAGCGCTCCAGGGTGATCGGCAGGCGCCCCTGGGCGAGCCGGCGCTTGCCGAGCAGATAGGCGGCCAGGCCACCCAGGATGTACATCAGGCCGTACCAGTGAATCGATACGTGATGCTCCGCCGTGCCAAGCGTGACCGCGACCGGATTGATGTCGTGGAAAAAAGCCATGCGTACTCCCTGGGGCGCCCGTGCGCTAGGCCGGGAGCACCCGGCAGATGAAGCCCTTGAGATATTCCGTCTCGGCGATCGCCGGATGGACAGGGTGGTCCGGCGATTGCTGCAGCTGTTCGAGCACCTGGACGTTGCGGTCCAGGTGCCGCGCCGCCTGCTGCACGCTGTCGAGCAACGCATTGCGCGGCATGTGGTACGAACACGAGCAGGTGACCAGGATGGCGTCGCGGGTGAGGATCTGCATCGCCATCTCGTTCAGGCGACGATAGGCGATACGGCCTTCGGCGAAATCCTTCTTGCGTTTGACGAAAGCGGGCGGGTCGAGGATCACCACGTCGAAGCGGCTGCGCTCCTCGCGCAGCCGCTTGAGTTCGTCGAACGCATCGGCCTTGACTGCGGTGACGCGGTCGCCCAGGTTGTTGCGGTCGATATTGCGGCGGATCTGTTCCACTGCGTGCGCCGAGACATCCACGCAGACCACCTCGCTCGCGCCCATGGCGGCGGCGCGCAGCCCCCAGCCACCGAGGTAGCTACACACGTCCAGGACGCGCTTGCCGCGGACGTACTGCGCCAGGCGATCGCGATTGGCGTGCTGGTCGTAGAACCAGCCGGTCTTCTGGCCGCCGATCGGATCGCACTCGAATTCCAGCCCGCCCTCGCGCACGATCATTGGCGAACGCAGCTCGCCGTAGCCGATGTCGGCGTATTCGGGCAGGTGTTCGAGCGACCGGATACCGGCATCGTTCTTCCACACCAGCGCCTGTGGCTTGAGCGCCTTGACCACGGCCTCGGTGATCTCGTCCTTGAGGCGTTCCATGCCGGCCGTGGTGGTCTGGCCGACGATGACGTCGCCGAAGCGGTCCAGCGTCAACCCGGGAAGGCCGTCGGACTCGCCGTAGACCAGACGGTAGTACGGCTCGCTGTACAGACGCTCGCGCAGGCTGAGGGCCACGTTCAGGCGATGCACGATCAGCGACCGGTCCAGGGCATGGTCCAGCCCACGGCTGACCAACCGCGCGCAGATCAGGGAATTGGGGTTCACGTAGCCAACCCCGATGGGCTTGGCCGCGGCGTCCAGGATGACCGCGATCTCCCCCGGCTCGAAGGCAGTCAGCGGCGTGCGCTTGACGTCGACTTCGTTGGAGAACACCCAGAGGTGGCCGGCTCGCAGGCGGGCATCTTCACCGCGTTTGAGGACAAGGGCGGGATATTCGGCGGCGTCGGACACGTCAGGCTCCTGTATCGAACCGGGCACCTTAGGCTAAGCCGCCGGGCGGCACAAGCGGGCCGGAGCTGGCCCGTGTCGATCACTTGCCCCCTGCGCGGCGCCGGGATCCGGTGTGGCCGAGGGCGAAAGCCGACGGAATCCCGGGGCCGTCGGTCAAGCCATCCACTGCGAGCCGAGGATGACGCCCCAGCACAGGATCACATTCATCATCAGGAGGAAGACCGACGCCGAACCCATGTCCTTGGCGCGACCGGCCAGCTCGTGAAACTCGGGACTGACCTTGTCCACCACCGCCTCGATCGCGGAATTGAGCAGCTCGGCCGCCAGCACCAGGAACAGGCAACCGACGAGGACGACCTTTTCGATCGGTCCTCGCCCCAGCCACAGGCCCAGCGGGCAGAAGACCGCAAAGAGATAAGCCTCCAGCCGGAATGAGGCTTCGAATGTCCAACCGGCCTTGAGGCCTTTCATGGACCAGAGAAAGGCCTTGTAGATCTGGCGCGGCCCGCGCGGTTCGGTGCTCGGCATTACCCTGTCATGCCCTATTGCCTGGCCGGAGGCGCTCCACGAATGCTGCGTCAGCGGCAACACGTCGCACATTCGACGACGGGAAGCGGTCCGGGGATGGAGAAAAAGTGCGGGCATGATGCCGGGATTCGCCGGCGACGGCCAGGGGAGCGGCGACACGCCGGCGCCCCCTGCCCCGCCATGCCCTTGACCCGGCGGGCAGCCCCGGATGACGCTAGCCCGTTCCAGGATCGCAGCGGAGCGCAGGCAGCATGAGCAGGATGTGGAAGATGGCCGGATGGGCCGCCTTTGCCGCTTTCGGGGCCGTCAGCCTCGGCATGGTGGCACTCAAGCGCGGCGAGTCCATCAATGCGGTGTGGTTGGTGTCGGCAGCGATCGCGGTGCTGGTCATCGGCTACCGTTTCTACAGCCGCTACATCGCCGAGCAGGCCCTGGGGCTGGACCCCACCCGTGCCACGCCGGCGTTGCGGCGTAACGATGGGCTGGACTACGTCCCCACTGACCGCTGGGTGCTGTATGGCCACCATTTCGCCGCCATTGCCGGCGCCGGTCCCCTGGTCGGGCCGGTTCTGGCGGCGCAGATGGGGTATCTGCCGGGCACCTTGTGGATCCTCGCCGGCGTGGTCTTTGCGGGCGCCGTACAGGATTTCATCATTCTCTTTTGCTCCACGCGGCGCGACGGCCGGTCGCTCGGCGACATGATCCGCAGCGAAATGGGTCCGGCAGCGGGCACCGTTGCGATGCTGGGCATCCTCATGATCATGATCATCCTGCTCGCGGTACTTGGCCTGGTGGTGGTCAAGGCATTGGCGATCAGTCCCTGGGGTACCTTCACCGTGGCGATGACGATTCCCATCGCCATTTTCATGGGCCTCTACGTGCGTTACCTGCGCCCCGGGCGCATCCTGGAAATGTCGATCATCGGCGTGGTGCTGCTGCTCGCCTCCGTGGCACTGGGCGACAAAGTGGCCACGCACGCGGAGCTGGCCCCGTTGTTCACGCTGCGCGGCGAAACCCTGGCGTGGTCGCTTATCGTCTATGGTTTCGTTGCCGCCGTGCTGCCGGTATGGCTGCTGCTCGCGCCGCGGGACTACCTTTCCACTTTCCTCAAGATCGGCACGATCGGCCTGCTGGCCGGCGCCATCCTGCTGGTGTGGCCTGACCTGAGCATGCCGGCGGTAACACGGTTTATCGATGGCAGCGGGCCGGTCTGGTCGGGCAGCCTGTTTCCGTTTCTTTTCATCACCATCGCCTGCGGCGCGGTTTCAGGCTTCCATGCCCTGATCTCATCGGGGACAACGCCCAAGATGCTGGCCAACGAAACGGACGCCCGCTTCATCGGCTACGGCGGCATGCTGATGGAAGCCTTCGTCGCCATCATGGCGCTGGTGGCGGCGTGTGTCCTCCAGCCGGGCGTCTACTTCGCGATGAATTCCCCGCCGGCAGTGATCGGCACCACGGTGGAAACCGCAGCCGCCGCCATTACGCAATGGGGCTTCGTGATCACGCCCGAGCAACTCACGCAGTTGTCGCAGAGCATCGGCGAATCGACGCTCCTGTCGCGCACCGGCGGAGCCCCCACACTGGCAGTGGGCATGGCACAGATTCTCAATGGCCTGTTCAGTGGCGACGGCATGATGGCCTTCTGGTACCACTACGCGATCCTGTTCGAGGCGCTGTTCATCCTGACCACGCTCGATGCCGGCACACGCGTCGGCCGTTTCATGATCCAGGACCTCCTGGGCCAGGTGTACGCCCCGCTGCGCCACACCGAATCCTGGACCGGCAATCTCATCGCCACCGCGCTGTGCGTCGGCGGCTGGGGATGGTTCCTGTATCAAGGCGTGGTCGACCCCCTGGGCGGAATCAACACGCTCTGGCCCCTCTTCGGCATCGCCAACCAGATGCTGGCCGCGATGGCACTGATCTTCGCCTGCGTCGTGCTGGTCAAGCTCAAGCGCCAGCGCTGGCTGTGGATCACGGCAATACCTACGGCGTGGCTGATCCTGTGCACGTTGACCGCCAGCTTCCAGAAACTGTTCCATCCGGACTGGAAGATCGGGTTCCTCGCCAATGCGCAGCGTTTCAGTGAAGCGGCGGAAGCCGGGAAAATTCTGGCGCCCGCCGATTCGCTGGCCAAGATGGAGCGCGTGATCTTCAACCTCTACGTCGATGCCGCGTTGTGCGCCTTCTTCATCGGCGTGGTGATCACCGTGGCCATTTTCGGTATCCGCGCCGCCTGGCGTGCACACGGCATCCATCAGCCCACGGCGATGGAAACTCCCTATGTGGCCGTGGCGTCGCTGCGATGAACCCATCGCACCGTGCGGCACTGCGCCACGGGTTCCTTCGCCTGTGGCATACGCTGCGGCAGATGGCACGACTGATCGTCGGCATTCCCGACTACGACACATACGTCGCCCATCTGCGCCGCCACCACCCGGACCGCACTCCGTTGAGCTACGAGGCGTTTTTCGCGGAACGCCAGGTCGCGCGCTATGGCAAGGGGCGATCACGGTGCTGTTGACCAGTGCACCGCGCTTTGCCGCGGGGAAACCCCGATGAGCAGGCCGATTCCCGTCGCACGGCCCCGGGTCATCGCGCACCGCGGCGCCAGCGCGTACCTACCCGAACACACGCTGGCTGCCTACGCGCGTGCAATCGACCAGGGCGCGGACATCATCGAACCCGACCTCGTCGTCACGTCGGATGGCGTGCTGATCGCACGGCACGAAAACGAGCTGGGTGGGACGACTGACGTCGCCACGCGCCCGGAATTCGCCAATCGCCGATGCACCAAGCGCATTGATGGCAGCGACGTCACCGGCTGGTTCGCCGAGGACTTCACGCTGGCGGACATCAAATCGCTGCGCGCCCGCGAACGTATCCCGGAAATCCGCCCCGACAGCGCAGCTCACGACGGCGAGTTTGCGATTCCCACTTTTGCCGAAGTCATCGACCTGGCCCGACGCAGCCGCAGGCCCGTCGCGATCTACCCCGAAACCAAGCACCCCACGTACTTCGCCGAGGAAGGCCGTCATCGTGATGGCCGTCCGATTGCCCGGTCACTGGGTCGCCTGCTGCTGGACGATCTGGCGCGCGCCGATTTTCTGCTGGCGGACCGGGTGCTCATCCAGTCGTTCGAAGTGGCCAACCTGCTGGAACTCCGGCACACGCTGATGCCCTCGTTCGACGTGCAGTTGCCGCTGATGCAGCTGTTCGACAACGTCTGCGCCGCACAGGCACGCATCCAGTCACCGAAGCCGCCTCCGGCTGGGCCGTATGACGTCCGCTTCTACGCCGAATGTGGTGATGACCTGGAAAAACGGTATCCCGGCCTTGCCGCCGCTGTCGGCAAACCGCTCGGCGCAGAAACCGCCTTTGCCGACCTGGCCGCACCCCGTGCACTCGCATGGATGCGCGAGCACTACGCGACCGGAATCGCGCCGTGGAAAAACAATCTTCTTCAGATCGATGCGAACGGCGTCCATCCCACCACGCTGGGCATCGACGCCAGAGCCGCCGGGCTGCAGCTTCACACCTACACACTGCGCGGCGAGCGCCATTTCCTGCGCCAACACGCAGACGGCACCGTCCTTCCCATGGAAGAGGAGATTGCACACCTGCTTGACGCCGGCGTTGACGCGTTCTTTTGCGATCATCCGGATCGCGGGGTGATGGCGCGGGATCGGTGGATGGGGCGCCGTTCCCCCGCGTAAGCCAACCGAATAGGAGGATGGATGTCGCTCGTCGGCGAACTGCTACGCGCATGGCAAAATCTGCGGCGGATGGTGTGGCTATCGGCATCCCTGCACCGCGCCCAAAACCCTCCACCCGCTACCGCTGACACTGCTGCGCCCATATGGTGCGTCGTCGCAAACATCGTGCTTGTGCGCAGCTACGGTCCCGGCGGTATTGAAAAGCGTCCCGGCACGAAATTGTTTGCGCCCGGCGGGAAGGCCTACGTCATCGGATTCTTCTGGGGCGGTGGCGGCGAGACCGTCACGGTGGTCGCGCGGCATCGCAAGTCCAAGCGGTACGTCACCGCGTCCATGCCTTCCGCCCACCTGGCAAACTGGCGCGCCGAGCTCGTATACAGCCCGCATGTCATCCGCCAGATCGAAAAGCACGGCGATATCCCCAAGCACGCGAGGGACAGCGCCGAGGCGAAGGATCGCGCGGAGAAGATCGCCGCAAGCTACATCGCGCACGGCGCCCCGTCGCAGCCGTTTGTGACGCGTGGAACGACGCCGAAAGAATAGCCGCAGGTTACAGGCGCAGGAGTAGTAAGGAACGCATGGCGCACAGCCAAGCCCGCATCCGGGGGAATGATCGGCGTTTCAAGGGTCAATGCGCCCGGCGATGTTGGGCATCGCTGCGCTCAGCGCCAACCTGTAGAAAGACGGGTGGCGTCTGTCTGATGGGTTTCCGCGTTTTGTTCCGCGCCTGCAAAACGGAGCGATGCTTTGCTGCGTCGAGGCAGCGCGACCCCGGGTGAACCCTGCGGGTTAACCCGGGCTACAGGGAGCGTAGCTATCTGCTTAGACGAAACGCTTTGGCCTTTGACGTTCGAATACGCCAATTCGCCCGGCGATGTTGGGCATCGCTGCGCTCAGCGCCAACCTGCAGGAGCAAAGCGGTTCGCCGGAG
This genomic stretch from Tahibacter amnicola harbors:
- a CDS encoding response regulator, producing the protein MISVVLIDDHALVRHGLRSILEKYPEFSVVGEAGDGEEGLALMRRLQPDIAVLDLHMPRLTGIEVTERARKLSLRTRIVIVTVAGDSPYPRRLLEAGAVGYVPKACPEQELLQALHQVADGRRYLASAIAQQLAMEAVSGGSRSPFDALSARELEIAIRLAQGDDARTLSRVLSISEKTISTHKSNVFAKLDIDNVVALAHLAQLHGILDSGSARETANGTGRKRPKSTRAITS
- a CDS encoding glycosyltransferase; protein product: MIAGEEACRIAVLIPCYNEAVAIARVVADFRTALPEAQIHVFDNNSRDGSAAIARAAGAQVCSVGLQGKGHVVRRMFADVDADIYIMVDGDDTYDAASAPALVRRLRQDQLDMVVAVREPVHADVHRPGHAFGNRLLSGFLSRLFGRPCADILSGYRVFSRRFAKSFPVLSAGFEIETELSVHALELKMAVSEVVTPFKERPEGSHSKLSTVRDGLRIVSTMGRLFAAERPLVFYSILAAMQAVLAIVLAVPLFITYAQTGLVPRFPTAILATGIMVFAALSFFAGLILDTVTRGRRELKMLSYLAQPAPPRLGDMDVPAVARPLGDLSRDAVSVMP
- the lgt gene encoding prolipoprotein diacylglyceryl transferase, coding for MAFFHDINPVAVTLGTAEHHVSIHWYGLMYILGGLAAYLLGKRRLAQGRLPITLERYGDLMFYAMLGVILGGRIGYILFYGMDQVLENPHTIYRVWEGGMSFHGGLLGVLTAGFFWARKQQLRFFDAIDFVAPLVPIGLGLGRLGNFIGAELWGKHTDLPWGVVFPSSLSHLGKSTAELKAMFAAGQLSGEARHPSQLYELALEGVVLFVVLWIFSTKPRRRYAVSGLFALLYGVFRFAVEFVREPDAQLGYLLGGWVTMGQVLSLPLILIGIVLLVKSRNAPVAYPVAAADATPVEAHAQPANPR
- a CDS encoding class I SAM-dependent rRNA methyltransferase, whose translation is MSDAAEYPALVLKRGEDARLRAGHLWVFSNEVDVKRTPLTAFEPGEIAVILDAAAKPIGVGYVNPNSLICARLVSRGLDHALDRSLIVHRLNVALSLRERLYSEPYYRLVYGESDGLPGLTLDRFGDVIVGQTTTAGMERLKDEITEAVVKALKPQALVWKNDAGIRSLEHLPEYADIGYGELRSPMIVREGGLEFECDPIGGQKTGWFYDQHANRDRLAQYVRGKRVLDVCSYLGGWGLRAAAMGASEVVCVDVSAHAVEQIRRNIDRNNLGDRVTAVKADAFDELKRLREERSRFDVVILDPPAFVKRKKDFAEGRIAYRRLNEMAMQILTRDAILVTCSCSYHMPRNALLDSVQQAARHLDRNVQVLEQLQQSPDHPVHPAIAETEYLKGFICRVLPA
- a CDS encoding diacylglycerol kinase gives rise to the protein MPSTEPRGPRQIYKAFLWSMKGLKAGWTFEASFRLEAYLFAVFCPLGLWLGRGPIEKVVLVGCLFLVLAAELLNSAIEAVVDKVSPEFHELAGRAKDMGSASVFLLMMNVILCWGVILGSQWMA
- a CDS encoding carbon starvation CstA family protein, which gives rise to MSRMWKMAGWAAFAAFGAVSLGMVALKRGESINAVWLVSAAIAVLVIGYRFYSRYIAEQALGLDPTRATPALRRNDGLDYVPTDRWVLYGHHFAAIAGAGPLVGPVLAAQMGYLPGTLWILAGVVFAGAVQDFIILFCSTRRDGRSLGDMIRSEMGPAAGTVAMLGILMIMIILLAVLGLVVVKALAISPWGTFTVAMTIPIAIFMGLYVRYLRPGRILEMSIIGVVLLLASVALGDKVATHAELAPLFTLRGETLAWSLIVYGFVAAVLPVWLLLAPRDYLSTFLKIGTIGLLAGAILLVWPDLSMPAVTRFIDGSGPVWSGSLFPFLFITIACGAVSGFHALISSGTTPKMLANETDARFIGYGGMLMEAFVAIMALVAACVLQPGVYFAMNSPPAVIGTTVETAAAAITQWGFVITPEQLTQLSQSIGESTLLSRTGGAPTLAVGMAQILNGLFSGDGMMAFWYHYAILFEALFILTTLDAGTRVGRFMIQDLLGQVYAPLRHTESWTGNLIATALCVGGWGWFLYQGVVDPLGGINTLWPLFGIANQMLAAMALIFACVVLVKLKRQRWLWITAIPTAWLILCTLTASFQKLFHPDWKIGFLANAQRFSEAAEAGKILAPADSLAKMERVIFNLYVDAALCAFFIGVVITVAIFGIRAAWRAHGIHQPTAMETPYVAVASLR
- a CDS encoding YbdD/YjiX family protein; translated protein: MNPSHRAALRHGFLRLWHTLRQMARLIVGIPDYDTYVAHLRRHHPDRTPLSYEAFFAERQVARYGKGRSRCC
- a CDS encoding glycerophosphodiester phosphodiesterase family protein, with amino-acid sequence MSRPIPVARPRVIAHRGASAYLPEHTLAAYARAIDQGADIIEPDLVVTSDGVLIARHENELGGTTDVATRPEFANRRCTKRIDGSDVTGWFAEDFTLADIKSLRARERIPEIRPDSAAHDGEFAIPTFAEVIDLARRSRRPVAIYPETKHPTYFAEEGRHRDGRPIARSLGRLLLDDLARADFLLADRVLIQSFEVANLLELRHTLMPSFDVQLPLMQLFDNVCAAQARIQSPKPPPAGPYDVRFYAECGDDLEKRYPGLAAAVGKPLGAETAFADLAAPRALAWMREHYATGIAPWKNNLLQIDANGVHPTTLGIDARAAGLQLHTYTLRGERHFLRQHADGTVLPMEEEIAHLLDAGVDAFFCDHPDRGVMARDRWMGRRSPA